GGTCAGCTAGACTACTGGAATcaagtgagctctgggctcaagtgagagaccctgtttcactaaataaggtggaaagtgatagaggaagacacttgaggttaacatctggcctccacttgcatgCATGCCCACTTACGTGCatttttataaatacaaatatacatacacatgcacaccacacaggaAGGGAgctaggaagggaagaggaagaagttgTTGTCTCTGAAGCCATCATTTATGTGTACTACCTTCCTCAGCATGGTGGCAGGGAGGATTTGGGAAATGGGGAGAGGTGGAGGACACAGCCTAAGCCCAACAGGGCAGTCAGTGAAAGATGAAACACTTTCTGTTTCCATGATGGCTCTTGCCTTTTAGGTGCTCACTATTGCTGCAGCGGAACCCATCAGCCTCTTGCACTCTAAACCCCCCAAACCCACAAAGGCCTGTGGAAAGCCACTGCTGTTCATCACCCACTCAGGGTGGGACCCCAGTGCCCCTAAGACCTCTAGCCAGTCTCCTGAGGCCTCTTGCCACACCCCAGAGTCATCTGACCCTGCCCCAGATGCCCCAGTGGAATCACTGGATGGAACCTCAGCAGAGGGATATTTCAGCGTGGACTTTGAAAAGATCTACAAGTACCTGTCCCTCTCTTCCAGAAGTGGCcatggccttgagctctcagcagctggTGAGAGGAGTTGAGAACAGGGGCTATACTGTGGAGGAGGTGGGGGTAAGGAGATGCTCAGGCCCTGGCCCCACCCttgtccctccctcttctctccaacATCAGAGTCAGCCGTGGTTCTTGATCTACTCATGTCACTTCCTGAGGAGCTGTCTCTACTGCCATGCACAGCTCTGGTGGAACATATGAACAAAACATATGCTCACTTGATGACTCCTCAACCCAATGCCCCTGGTAGACGAAGCCCAAGGCTCGGGGCTGAAGATGGTGAGACTGGCTCCAATGAGCCAGAAGAGCATAACCAGGCAAATCCTCAAGCTCCTGAGTCTAGAGAATTGAGACTGGCCTGGCAAGCATCTGGGATCTGCCCCCTAAACCCATTCCTGGTGCCCCTGGAGCTCCTGGGCCGGGCAACTACTCCTGCAAGGTGAGGAGTTTTGCAAGCAGTGGACACACTGACTTCCCCTGGGATCCCAGGCTTGTGCCCCTGGTGTTGGGTTGTCATGAGGATTGTTCAGGAAGGTTCCTGCCATGGTACTCAGGGTCTCAGAAGTGGAAGCACAGTTGCCATGGAGAGTGGAGACAGGACTGTACACACAGGCAATATAAATACCTGAACAGGAAAATGGGGCTGGCTTCTACAGCTCAGCTATATCTGGTTCTGTGCTAGGGGTACCAGTGTCACTCACACTGTAACCCATTTCACTCACGTGCCCTTTGTTTAG
The genomic region above belongs to Jaculus jaculus isolate mJacJac1 chromosome 5, mJacJac1.mat.Y.cur, whole genome shotgun sequence and contains:
- the Snapc2 gene encoding snRNA-activating protein complex subunit 2 isoform X2; translation: MKPPQRRRTVPARYLGEVTGPAAWSPREKRQLLRLLQSRRGQPEPDAAELATELQGRSEAEVRHFIQQLKGRVVREAIRKVHPGPRHCEAQLPAPIEVLTIAAAEPISLLHSKPPKPTKACGKPLLFITHSGWDPSAPKTSSQSPEASCHTPESSDPAPDAPVESLDGTSAEGYFSVDFEKIYKYLSLSSRSGHGLELSAAESAVVLDLLMSLPEELSLLPCTALVEHMNKTYAHLMTPQPNAPGRRSPRLGAEDGETGSNEPEEHNQANPQAPESRELRLAWQASGICPLNPFLVPLELLGRATTPAR
- the Snapc2 gene encoding snRNA-activating protein complex subunit 2 isoform X1 translates to MKPPQRRRTVPARYLGEVTGPAAWSPREKRQLLRLLQSRRGQPEPDAAELATELQGRSEAEVRHFIQQLKGRVVREAIRKVHPGPRHCEAQLPAPIEVWTDLAEKLTGPLEEALTTAFSQVLTIAAAEPISLLHSKPPKPTKACGKPLLFITHSGWDPSAPKTSSQSPEASCHTPESSDPAPDAPVESLDGTSAEGYFSVDFEKIYKYLSLSSRSGHGLELSAAESAVVLDLLMSLPEELSLLPCTALVEHMNKTYAHLMTPQPNAPGRRSPRLGAEDGETGSNEPEEHNQANPQAPESRELRLAWQASGICPLNPFLVPLELLGRATTPAR